Proteins found in one Thalassophryne amazonica chromosome 1, fThaAma1.1, whole genome shotgun sequence genomic segment:
- the ssr1 gene encoding translocon-associated protein subunit alpha isoform X2 — MNFFTKVLLLLLLAFPAAVLFKGLLVSAQDLTEDEEADTADEDVVDDVTAEDDDDEAEVEDDENTELTEEKDEEEDDTLVREMKASPNADTTILFVKGEDFPANNIVKFLLGFTNKGAENFIVESLDASFRYPQDYQFYIQNFTALQLGTVVPPSRQATFEYSFIPAEPMGGRPFGLVINLNYKDSSGNVFQDAVFNQTVTITEREDGLDGETIFMYVFLSGLGLLVIVGLHQLLESRKRRRPAPKVELGTSSHNDVDMSWIPQETLNQINKASPRRSPRKRNQKRSAGSDE; from the exons ATGAATTTTTTTACTAAAGtattgcttttgctactgttagctTTCCCGGCCGCGGTGCTTTTTAAAG GGCTGCTGGTGTCTGCGCAGGATCTGACTGAGGATGAGGAGGCTGACACTGCGGATGAAGATGTTGTGGATGATGTGACGGCTGAAGATGACGATGACGAGGCTGAAGTAGAAGATGACGAGAATACAGAACTG ACTGAAGAAAAAGATGAAGAGGAGGACGACACATTAGTTAGAGAGATGAAGGCTTCTCCTAATGCTGACACCACTATCCTCTTCGTCAAAGGAGAAG ACTTCCCTGCAAACAACATCGTAAAGTTTCTGCTCGGCTTCACCAACAAAGGAGCAGAGAACTTCATCGTGGAGTCTTTGGACGCCTCTTTCCGCTACCCACAG GATTACCAGTTCTACATCCAGAACTTCACCGCTCTGCAGCTCGGCACTGTGGTTCCTCCCAGCCGACAGGCGACGTTTGAGTACTCCTTCATCCCTGCAGAGCCAATGGGAGGGCGGCCGTTCGGACTGGTCATCAACCTCAATTACAAGGACAGCAGT GGGAATGTTTTCCAGGATGCTGTGTTCAACCAGACTGTGACCATCACCGAGAGAGAAGATGGACTCGATGGAGAGAC GATTTTCATGTATGTCTTTTTGTCTGGACTCGGGTTGCTTGTCATCGTCGGTCTTCACCAGCTGCTGGAATCCAGAAAG AGGAGGCGTCCGGCTCCAAAAGTGGAACTGGGAACTTCAAGCCACAACGACGTGGACATGAGCTGGATCCCTCAGGAGACTCTGAATCAGATCA ACAAAGCGTCTCCCAGACGATCTCCTCGCAAAAGGAACCAGAAACGCTCTGCCGGCTCAGACGAGTGA
- the ssr1 gene encoding translocon-associated protein subunit alpha isoform X1, with product MNFFTKVLLLLLLAFPAAVLFKGLLVSAQDLTEDEEADTADEDVVDDVTAEDDDDEAEVEDDENTELTEEKDEEEDDTLVREMKASPNADTTILFVKGEDFPANNIVKFLLGFTNKGAENFIVESLDASFRYPQDYQFYIQNFTALQLGTVVPPSRQATFEYSFIPAEPMGGRPFGLVINLNYKDSSGNVFQDAVFNQTVTITEREDGLDGETIFMYVFLSGLGLLVIVGLHQLLESRKRRRPAPKVELGTSSHNDVDMSWIPQETLNQIMQSRRDKASPRRSPRKRNQKRSAGSDE from the exons ATGAATTTTTTTACTAAAGtattgcttttgctactgttagctTTCCCGGCCGCGGTGCTTTTTAAAG GGCTGCTGGTGTCTGCGCAGGATCTGACTGAGGATGAGGAGGCTGACACTGCGGATGAAGATGTTGTGGATGATGTGACGGCTGAAGATGACGATGACGAGGCTGAAGTAGAAGATGACGAGAATACAGAACTG ACTGAAGAAAAAGATGAAGAGGAGGACGACACATTAGTTAGAGAGATGAAGGCTTCTCCTAATGCTGACACCACTATCCTCTTCGTCAAAGGAGAAG ACTTCCCTGCAAACAACATCGTAAAGTTTCTGCTCGGCTTCACCAACAAAGGAGCAGAGAACTTCATCGTGGAGTCTTTGGACGCCTCTTTCCGCTACCCACAG GATTACCAGTTCTACATCCAGAACTTCACCGCTCTGCAGCTCGGCACTGTGGTTCCTCCCAGCCGACAGGCGACGTTTGAGTACTCCTTCATCCCTGCAGAGCCAATGGGAGGGCGGCCGTTCGGACTGGTCATCAACCTCAATTACAAGGACAGCAGT GGGAATGTTTTCCAGGATGCTGTGTTCAACCAGACTGTGACCATCACCGAGAGAGAAGATGGACTCGATGGAGAGAC GATTTTCATGTATGTCTTTTTGTCTGGACTCGGGTTGCTTGTCATCGTCGGTCTTCACCAGCTGCTGGAATCCAGAAAG AGGAGGCGTCCGGCTCCAAAAGTGGAACTGGGAACTTCAAGCCACAACGACGTGGACATGAGCTGGATCCCTCAGGAGACTCTGAATCAGATCA TGCAGAGTCGTAGAG ACAAAGCGTCTCCCAGACGATCTCCTCGCAAAAGGAACCAGAAACGCTCTGCCGGCTCAGACGAGTGA